Sequence from the Colletotrichum higginsianum IMI 349063 chromosome 6, whole genome shotgun sequence genome:
TGTGCCCATGAGCTGGCTTCAGACCGGCTGCGCGTCGTCAGCGAcaagaggagaagaggtcCGACATCGCTCGGCCAAGGACGCCTTTCGCCCTTCCGTCGACATGCTGACAGGGTGTTGAAGCGGTTGATTCGAGTCAATTGGGGACCCTGTCAACCAAAGTCAAACGCGGCCAGATGGTGTTGAACAGTTGAAGAGGGCGGAATCCACAGTTGAAGTAGATTTGCCCCGCCAAAGGGAGCGACCCGGGGGACGGGGGCTCCAAGGAGCGGAATTGGGCGCAAGGCGTTATCGCTATCTGGCCCTTTCCCCTTTCGGCATTCCATGTTGCCCCTCCCGATGATAGCCGAATCTAGGCGATGACGTGGGGTACCTGGAAGGTACAGATATCGAGTGCACTTTTGCTGACGGAAGGAGGACGACACCACACGCGGTGTCACACCCAACGCTCCGTCTCCAACAGATCGGTTCCTTCTCGAACATTGCATCGGCCGCAAGATTTGAGAGACAAGGTGCCGAGTGTAACCATCGGGCGCAGTCTCTCCTGCCACTGTACCTCGACACTGCATGCCGTCAGCCTGTATGCTacatcaccatcgccatgCGCATGCGTGCTGTTATGCACCGGAAGCCCGGATCTCTTTCCTACGGCCTGCCATGTGCCACCCCTCCTTTGACACACTCTCTCAGCCATGATCAAGATCAATGTTTTCTCACGCTTTACGTCTGATAGACCTCGATCAACAGCTCCTTTATCGTCATCAAATTTCGCCAACGCCCCCCGCCTATTGATCGTCGAGAGCGTACGTGAGGGTAGGGAAATGGCCAAGTTTGCCCCGATGTATAAGTCCTCTGATCCCCAACCTATgaggcttcttcttcggtTGCGGTATTGCTACTGCTGCATACCGACCGCTTCAGCTGCAAGTGTATCGTTGCCGTCCTCTGCGCAGTCGGAACATCCCATCTTCCTCAAGACGACGTGGACGCCCCGTCACTGGGCGGAGCTGGTCACTTGACTTCAAATGGCGGGGTATCGGTGTGGCTTGACATTAGCCATCATTCCTGGTACCGGAATGATGGCATCTAACTTGTAATTGCCATCTCGTCTCCAACGCCCAGTGTCCGGTGAAGGCGGTCTGGGCAGATGCTGGACTTTCGGCTGCCCGCTTCTGCTAGTCTAACACACCCGCACTTAGCAAAAGTACACCGGAACCCTCACACTCGGTAGCCAGCAGACAAGATGAGCAAATAGTGTTGTTATGATGACCCCCCTTCCCAGCGTCGTCTGAAATCGTGTTTCTCCTTCACTCGGCTCTAGACCTGTTGAAGGTCAATGCTCgttcaaccccccccccaacatTTCGATCGTGAGATATGCTCACCCAAGGTATCCAATTAAACATGCTAATGGCCGTGCAACTTTATCAAAATGCGGCCAAACCCCAAACCGCAATCCGACCGAACTCAAAAACGTCCCCTTTCCCCGTTCCCCGTTTCTCCCTTATCCtgtctccccccctctctctcactgGCGCGCCCTCTCGGCCTCTCGCCTCGCCTGTTCCTCCTCCAACACCTCGCGgtcccgcgccgccgactcgCTCTCGGCCTTGATGCCCTTCTTGCGCTGCCGCTCCTCGTACATGTCGCGGCTCCGCATGATGCGCTGCACGATCGTCCCGGCGTTGACCCCGGCGAACTCGTGCTCGCCCACTTCCCGCATGATGCCCATCTCCTTGGGCGCCGTGTACGGGTCGTACGTCAGCGGCATGAAGGCCGTCGGGCCGTGGTACACGGCGTCCGGCGTGCCCCATGGCAGCGTCGTGAGGTAGGCCTTGGTCGGCGAGAAGGGCGCGCCGAAGACAACGGCGTTGACGTACTGTGTGACGTTGTCAGCGTGTGAACTCTCAAAATcgtctccctccccccatccaATGGGGACGGTTATCTTGATGGTGTCTCTCTTACCCTGCACTGCAACACGCACAGTCCGCGCTCGTAAATGTTCATGATGGGGTAGTTGATGCCCTTCCAGTGATTGATCTCGTCGTCTGAGTGaatgccggcgacgacgtaTGCAGGCGGGTagtcgccgcccttgccgacgCGCTCGTTGACGGCCTGCTCCGAGTACCACCCTTCCCCGCgggccagctcctcctcggcctcgacgacccggcGGAGGAACTCGATGTGCCCGCTTGAGAACAggtcgaagccgccgtcgacgtagACCACGCGCTGGCCGGGCCGCGGGCCCTTGCCCGGCAGGAACCGACTAAactcgcccttctcctcgaccgcggcctcggccttggcctcccCGGACGCGGTCCAGAACCACACCTCTACGCCTGGGTTCTTGCCCGTCTCGTCGGTGGCGTAGAGCTTCATGCGCTCCGTCATGGCCGCGCCATCggccttgatctcggcctcggaggtgccctggccctcgtcgccggccagctGCCTCTCGAGCGACTTGATGAAGTGCGACTTGGTGCACAGGAGCATGCGGCCGACAAGGTCCGTGGTGGAGATGCTCGGCGTGCGCTTGACGACCTTGAAGCggccggcctccttgacgaagcGGTAGCAGTCGTAGCCGTCGGCGTCCGAGgtgatgtcgtcgccgtgcACGACGTACTTGCAGCCGTAGTGGCTGATCCACTCGAGCTGCGTGACGTAGGGGGCCCGGCCGACCGACTTTGTGACCCAGCGGCAGGCGTCCACGGCGGCCAGGCTGATGACAGGCGTCAGTGGGATGAATTGGCGCACGGCTTGGTTGATTGAAACCTAGAGGGGACCTACCGCTCTTGCAGGTTCATGACTGTTGGGCCCTTGTTCTCGAGGATAGCCTCGTCGGAGTGTACGCCGATGTACAGCTCGCTGCCAAGCTGGCGGGCTTGGACGATGGCCCCGGCATGACCTGTGCATGTCAGCAAGGCTGGTTCGCAGGATGAGCTCAAAGCTCCTTTGGCGGCTTACCGTGGTGGAAGAAGTCGAAGCAGCCGTCGATCCAGATCCGCTCCTCCAGAATCTCGGGGGCGGGCTCGCCAGGGGGGTGCTCAGGGTCGGTGTTCACCAtggtggatgatgatgtgCGCGGAAAGTCGTTGGAGTTGTTCGAGGTTTCCGTGGTAGGGGTTGGCTAAAGAACGATGTGGGTTTGCTTCCCGATAAAAGGAAACAAAGTTTTCGACGTTGCGTCGACAAAAAGCAGTTGAAGTCCCGGCTCGTTTCACCGACTGGCGGATTTCACATGAGGAAACTGTGAGTTGCGCAGCAGCCGGCATGACATTGATGAGCGTGTgagctggtggtggtggactGCGATGTCCCGCCCCCGTAGCGGCGCCGTGTGATTGGCGAGGTTCCAGCGCCACTGCGATAGCCGAGACCCACCCGAGCTCCCAGCGGCCGGACCGGCCACGCAACGGCGCCCACGGGGTCGTTTCCAGGCTCTTCCTCTGTGCCTCCTCCACTGACGCCGCGGCACCGAATTGGTCCGATGGCCATTTTCACATGTGTCTCTGCGTGTtcgtgtgtatgtgtgtccGTATGTGTTCACCGTTCACCCGTTCCTTCGCTTCCAATTTCGTcccaacaaaaaaaaaagtaacGCTACATCGGACGGTGTGGGTATGCATTGGCACATGTTCCTGACCAGCGTCTTTGGTACGCGCCTCTGCCGCGCCCGCGAACCACTTGTCAGCTGATTTCCTCCCAGCAGGACTTACTTTATTTTCCCTACGGAAGTTTCCTGACTTCATCTGCCGAGCATCCTCCTACTTCGTCATTGGGCCTTCATAACGGGCGCGAGGTGTGCGCCCAGATCGAAGCAAGTTCCCCGAACGGTATCTTCACCGAGGAACCCCCCCCACTTCGCCCGATACAGTGGATGTTTATTGAATGAGCCTCAATCAATTCCTTGGTTGTCTCCATCAAAGTTGACTAGAGATAGAGGCAGAGGGACAGAGAGAAGACGGAGAGAGCATCCAGGAACGACCAAAGAAAAACGTGGTTGGGTCCCATCCGCTGTCAGGGACACCCGAACCCGGCCACTGGAAAACCGCCCACGTGCACAACGGGTTGCCCAGCCATTGGTCACCGCCAGGGATCACCGCCTTCGACCGTTAAACACAACTCTTCCAAGTCCGCGGGGAGCCAGGTTATTCGGATGACATCTCGACTTTGAGCCTCGCCGATGTTCAATCTAGGCAAATTGACCCGGCATGGCGCGTCAATGGTGTTGAAAAAACAACGGGGGTCCTGGAGCGGGGATCGTCGACCTCGGTGCTATTTAGCCAGAGGCTCTCCCCCCGCATACAACGCTGCAATGTAGCTCTCCCCAGATCCAGTCCTCCTCTCTCGGTAATCGCCTCCAGCAAGATGAAGGGTCTCGTGCTTTCCACCGTCCTCGCTCTCGCGCCCGCCGCGCTCGCCGCCTGGCCCCAGGCCGAGGGAAAGGAGATCAAGTACACGTCGGTTCCTGGCTACTTCTTGCAGGACGACAACAGCACCAACCCGACCGGCTTCGACTATGTTGGTCCATCTCGGCACATTGAGACAAGCTGATCCCCGCTAACACGCGATAGGCGACGGTCAACTTCGGCCTGATCGACAGGGCGTACCCGACTGACAAGCACTTCGAccccgagggcgtcaagacgCAATGGCAGCGCTTCGAGCACTGGATTCAGTACTTGAACTCGGGTTGCCGCAAGAGCGACAGTACGCAGTACAAGGTGCTGTTCATGGGCCGCCACGGTGAGGGCTGGCACAACGCTGCCGAGTCATTCTACGGCACCCCCGCCTGGAACGTAAGATTGCACCGGATaccaaccccctccccccgatTAACTGCCACCGATCTAACGCGACTCAGTGCTATTGGGCCGAGCAAGAGGGCAACACCACCGCTCGCTGGGCCGACGCCCAGCTGACGCCGGCGGGCGAGAGCGAGGCGAACAAGGCCAACGCCTACTTTAAGGACCGCTACGCGACGCAGAAGATGCCCTACTTCGAGTCGTACTACACCAGCCCGCTGATCCGCTGCGGCTTCACGGCCAACATCACCTTTGGCGACATCGAGTTGCCGGCCGACAAGCCCTTCACGCCCATCGTCAAGGAGGGGTTCCGCGAGGGCATGACGGTGCATACGTGCAACTGGCGCTCTAACAAGACGTACATTGCCGAGACGTTCCCCTCGTTCGAGTTCGAGGCCGGCTTCACCGAGTACGACGAGCTCTGGCGGCGCGACGAGGCGGAGACGAGCGAGGCGCAGGCGGCACGGTCCAAGGAGGTGCTCGACGATGTCTTCCGCACCGACGACAAGACGTGGCTCAGCATCACGGCCCACTCGGGCCAGATCACCAAGCTCCTCGCGTCGCTGAACCACCGCGCCTTCCGCCTGTCAACGGGTCAGATCATCCCCGTCttcgtcaaggccgaggtcgtcgagccgcagccgcagccgacGTTTGCGGCCCACGAGCCGTACTCGACCTGCGACGCCCCGCCTATCACTAGCATCGCCGGCCAGGGATGCGTCTGCGCAACGGCTACGTCGGCGCTTCTGCCGGCCGCCACACTGAAGGCCATGtaaaaaaggaagaagaaaaaggggaGATGAATGTTTTCATCCTCTTGTAGGAATTATAGGCCCGATAGCTGTAATGTAATGGCAATAGGTTAACCTACAAGTTTATGATAAATGGTCGGCCCGTCGCGCTTCCAAAATCACAGCAGCTGCCGCCAAATGTCTGGCCGAAGCAGCCGGCTAGTTATCACGAGAAGCCATCTGAATGAGCCGTCGATTCATCTGAGGCGATGGCTTGGCCACTTGAAGTAATGGATGTCTGTTGCAAGAAGCAGTTGTCAGAACGCCACGTTCATTTCCGTCTCGCCAAACGAAAGGGCTACTGGTGTGACAGGTTGTCTCGTGGTAGTGCAGTGTAGCATTcgcccctccctcccggTTGTGCCACCGAAACGACATTCTTCATTCCTGACGACGGTGGCGAAGCGTGGCTTTGGGTCGAGGACAAGCCCGGTCGCGTGGGTGGGAAAACAAGGACCGCGCagccttcctcgtcgtctcgccGGGCGTCCGTCCTCCCCACGTGGGAACGGGACTCGAGCTTCTGGAATGTTTTAGAGTCTTCGCGGAGAAGGACCAACGTGGAGGGCGTTGTGCTCGTGGGTTCTGTGAACTGCCCGAAGGCCGTAGCTCTGCGCGCTTTGGGCACTTGGCGATCGTTCGGGGctttccctcctttctcTGGTCAGTGCGAGAGAATCGACGGTCTGGTTTTGGATAGATCGTGAGCATGTATGTGCGGGTGCTTGTGCTTGGACGCTTTAGGGTCAGATGATCTGCTTGGCCCGGGGAAAGGAAGTGGTTGGTTGGTAGGTCTAGATGCGGTTGGTGACCATTGAGAGCATGTTGGCGTTGCTGTGTTGATGTGTCGATGTACCACGGATGTTGTGTAGGAGGGGGGAAAGCGCGTGCTCcttctgtgtgtgtgtgtgtgtgtgtgtgcggCGAGTGGTGTGCTTGGTGATGAGGGGAATCGGTTTCACGACGGAATCAGACTTATTTAGCAATGCGAGTGGCAGCGAAGGAGCGCCGGAATGGGCAGGGTGACGCCGAGACGGGGGTGGAGGGAACGCTTAGTACGGCTTGAGGAATGGATTCTCCAGATGATGTTCACGACCTACTCTAGAATCCTTTACCTGCCGGCGGCTGTGAGGCATAGGGTTATTTTGCGCTGAGCGGACATGTCGACGTGATGGTGGCTGGCCTTGAATATGTGTGACTTGGACGCCGCGAGGAATGTGGTGGCGTGCGGTTCGACCAAGTCCCGGTCGCAATACATTCCTCCCGATACCATCCCTGGTCATGGTTTTCCCACTTCGAAACTTTCCGCATCTCACGGCCCCGACCGAGAAGTGACAAGCGCCGGCTAGGGCATGCCGGGCCTTGCCTCTTTTTCCTTCGCGACCCGGGAATGGAGGCGTTCCTTGAACTTGGGGGAATGCCgaaaaaaataaaataaaaaccCAATAAACAATAACCTTCGGTCGAGTCGCGGGCAGCGGAATTAGCAGCGAAGGATATCGCTGGACTGCAAGGATAACGGAGCTTGGCTTGGACTCCGATATGGATgttgtcgatgatggcggtTGGGCCTCGCCCTTAGCGGTGCTAAATTGGAACTGTTATTTGTTTATGTGATTGCGGTCCAATTGGCTCGGGGATTTCCCCCCAAATTCTGACCTTTTCCTTTGCGTCGCATTGCTAGGTACTTCGATTTCACTATCTCTTCCTCCCGTTCTGCCTGTCTCTCTATCTTTTCTCCGTGCTCTGTACTGTCCAAAAGCAGCCCCAGATATGCTTCTGTTCAGCCAGCGACTCGATAACCATTTTTGCACTTAAATAAAGCCCCGGACCCCGCCAGGGTCTTAGAACGTATTCGATTGCGTCCTGTTCCGACTTGCTGAAATCGGCATCATACCTAACACACACAAAGAAACAGCTGCGAACGGCCACATCGAATCAAAATACTCTGTGTTCTTACTGCTCCTTGCCTCTCGACATCTCAATCCTCAACACGTCAATCAACCACCAAACACCGACCGGTGCAAGATACACCGACAAGGGACGAGAATAAGACACACAGCACCTCGGACAAACCCCTAGTCCAGTCCAACCCAGTTCAACCGAACATTCACCTCTCCGAGTCCCTCCTAAAAGCACCAGATCCCAGCTGTGCCCGTCCACTTTTCGTACCATCggagcaacagcagcaacaacaaccacaacaacaataaAACAAAACACACAATAAAAGAACCTCCGCCCTGACGATCCATCCAGGCCATCCTCCTGCATCTCGCACCGTCATAGAATCGTCAAGGCTCCCGAGAACGCAGCGTCGCAACCTTCACCCCGCGCAGTGCCGCTGCCCCTCGTCTCCATTCTTCATTAAACTCAACCTGCAGGCTGTCGCTGCTAGCTAGCCCCAATCTGTCCGGATCGCATTCTGCGTCAAGTGCCGCAGCAAGGGGCCTCGTGCCAATCTTACGCTgctcctctccgccgccatTGAACGAAACAAACGCACCGCTGCTCCTGCGAGTATCGAAGCTATTTCCACTCtgcagcacacacacacacacacacaacctGTTCGTCAGCAGAAACCCGGCAAGAAAAGTGGCCTCGAGACATCGAAACAACCAACCGGAGAGCGAGCGGACGAAGCAAGCAAGTCATAGTGCCAAGCAAGGGGCGGGGAGAGGAGAGTCACCCGCAAGCGAAAGGCCGAAGGAGGATTCGAGCGAGAGCATACCGAAAAAAGAACAATCCCGTCTTAGCAACAACCAACCCTGGAAAGCGGAAGCAGAAAGTCCCTCCACGGGCAATCCTCCCAGGCAAACACCCCATTCGACCACACGCTACACACCACGACGACCCAGCCGGCAGTACACCAAGCACCATCTCTCACCTCCCAGAGCTCCGGACCAATACCACCTTGACCTGCACCTGGACGATTGGACCTGCGCAAAGAGCAACCCGCTGATCGAGCCGGCccctcgtccgccgtctCTTCCTTCGTCGAGCTCCTGAACCTGGTTGCTGGTCGCTGGCAcacaccccctcctcccacttcCTCCCTGACGAACCACCCCGACGCCTCCGTCTCCCGTACGGTGTGTACCCGTCCCCGGTTCCCGTCTCCAGCACTTTCCTAGGCTCAGCCAACAAGTCCCtacccccccctcctcccccctccaatTCATAGACATGCAGCGATCAGGCCCAACACCCGCGACCGCAAATGCACCCTTCTTCtcatcctccttcttctcctcttcctcctccaagTCTCGCCCTGGCACATCATCAGGCgaccagcaacagcaacaacagcaaccaCAGCAGTCCCAGTCGCAACCACCACCGCAAccctcgcccttcttcccgCCGCCCCTCCAACAGCCATCCGGCACCAACCTGCTGTTGAAGGATCGCAAGAACTCCTTCGGCCGAAAGACCTCCTTCAGTTCCCCCTCAAAGTCCTCCAAGCGTCGCGCCAACAGCTCCAGTTCCGGTGGAGGAGGCAATGTCGTAGTCACCGACCGCAACATCCCCCCTGCACTCCCCGac
This genomic interval carries:
- a CDS encoding Cytidylyltransferase, with the protein product MVNTDPEHPPGEPAPEILEERIWIDGCFDFFHHGHAGAIVQARQLGSELYIGVHSDEAILENKGPTVMNLQERLAAVDACRWVTKSVGRAPYVTQLEWISHYGCKYVVHGDDITSDADGYDCYRFVKEAGRFKVVKRTPSISTTDLVGRMLLCTKSHFIKSLERQLAGDEGQGTSEAEIKADGAAMTERMKLYATDETGKNPGVEVWFWTASGEAKAEAAVEEKGEFSRFLPGKGPRPGQRVVYVDGGFDLFSSGHIEFLRRVVEAEEELARGEGWYSEQAVNERVGKGGDYPPAYVVAGIHSDDEINHWKGINYPIMNIYERGLCVLQCRYVNAVVFGAPFSPTKAYLTTLPWGTPDAVYHGPTAFMPLTYDPYTAPKEMGIMREVGEHEFAGVNAGTIVQRIMRSRDMYEERQRKKGIKAESESAARDREVLEEEQARREAERARQ
- a CDS encoding Phosphoglycerate mutase, whose product is MKGLVLSTVLALAPAALAAWPQAEGKEIKYTSVPGYFLQDDNSTNPTGFDYATVNFGLIDRAYPTDKHFDPEGVKTQWQRFEHWIQYLNSGCRKSDSTQYKVLFMGRHGEGWHNAAESFYGTPAWNCYWAEQEGNTTARWADAQLTPAGESEANKANAYFKDRYATQKMPYFESYYTSPLIRCGFTANITFGDIELPADKPFTPIVKEGFREGMTVHTCNWRSNKTYIAETFPSFEFEAGFTEYDELWRRDEAETSEAQAARSKEVLDDVFRTDDKTWLSITAHSGQITKLLASLNHRAFRLSTGQIIPVFVKAEVVEPQPQPTFAAHEPYSTCDAPPITSIAGQGCVCATATSALLPAATLKAM